In one window of Gossypium hirsutum isolate 1008001.06 chromosome A01, Gossypium_hirsutum_v2.1, whole genome shotgun sequence DNA:
- the LOC107925342 gene encoding uncharacterized protein, with protein sequence MVQQTVDPKFSEYGMLNPENNSPICDKQPPAGAKKTPLRDLQNENRIVPNSAGSSPFPKDRGPGIDPIKVSGTKRPSPECPVSPSQCQSPSSCAANGHLVYVRRKCEAELGKSSVFDYTSTSNCQQMRQVRQLEESNKLKSQIKELRVPCFPALAPLPMASLTSSSSKPSVPLPPGKSAMKLTHSESSQHPVVTASPLLDSLKGIRKLHWEERYYQLQMLLKKLDQSDQEDYIQMLRCLSAVELSRHAIELEKRSIQLSLEEAKELQRVSILNVMGRTMKMVKAPSTQPDQSYK encoded by the exons ATGGTTCAACAAACGGTAGACCCTAAATTCAGTGAATATGGAATGCTGAACCCAGAGAATAACTCACCCATCTGTGATAAGCAACCTCCAGCTGGTGCAAAGAAGACACCATTGAGAGACCTCCAGAACGAAAATAGAATTGTGCCGAACTCTGCAGGGAGCTCTCCATTTCCTAAAGATAGAGGTCCTGGTATTGATCCTATCAAGGTTTCTGGAACTAAGAGACCATCCCCTGAATGTCCTGTGAGCCCCTCGCAATGCCAATCTCCAAGCAGTTGTGCTGCAAATGGGCACCTTGTCTATGTCCGGAGAAAATGCGAAGCAGAATTAGGCAAAAGCAGTGTTTTTGACTATACCAGCACAAGTAATTGCCAACAAATGAGGCAAGTTAGACAACTGGAGGAAAGTAACAAACTAAAATCCCAAATAAAGGAGTTGAGAGTTCCTTGTTTTCCAGCTCTTGCACCACTACCAATGGCATCACTGACAAGTTCATCTTCCAAACCTTCCGTACCTTTACCTCCTGGAAAGTCTGCTATGAAATTAACACACTCAGAATCCAGTCAACATCCAGTTGTTACTGCTTCTCCTTTGTTGGATAGCCTGAAAGGAATTAGGAAACTTCACTGGGAAGAGCGATATTATCAATTGCAGATGCTACTGAAAAAGTTGGACCAATCCGATCAAGAGGATTATATCCAGA TGCTTCGATGTCTTTCTGCAGTTGAACTCAGCAGACATGCTATTGAGCTGGAAAAAAGATCAATTCAGCTCTCACTGGAGGAAG CAAAAGAGTTGCAGCGTGTCAGCATTTTAAATGTCATGGGAAGAACTATGAAGATGGTTAAAGCACCCTCCACTCAACCAGATCAGTCATACAAATG